A window of Candidatus Hydrogenedentota bacterium genomic DNA:
AGCACATTGTTGATGAAGTCGTCGGGCGAAAAATCGCCCACGATGTTGCAGAGCCCCGACTGATGATCCACCAGCAGCACCGCCGCATCATCCTTGTCCAGCCGACGATAGGTGTACCTGTTGCTCATTCTTTGTGCTCCTTATAGATGAGATTTCGATCACTGTGCCAAACCTGTGGTGCAAGTATAGCATCGCTACTATTTCTCCAGTTAACGAAGGAGACCGTGAAAGTGGTTGTGTTGGCGCGCGCGCCGCCGGGCAGGCTACACTAACGGCAGGTTGCGGAAAAAAGCCGTGGTGCGTTCGCGCGATCTGCCTCCGGGCATCGTTGGGTGCGGTGAATCCAGGCGGGTTTCGTACGAGACGCCGTGGCCTGGCCGGGAGTCGGCTGCGGCGCATTCAATCAAACGAAAAAGGGAGTCGGGATCGGATGTCTGAAGTTGTCTTAACTACCTGCGCGGTAATCGCTTGTGCGGGTTTGTCCGCGCGGGTTTTGCGCGTTCGCATTTTTCGGGGTATACTTTCTGCGGTGGCGTTTTGGGCCGCCGATGCGAGAACTGTTTTCACGACCTTGCTCCGCACTGACGTGTCTGCAGACAACGTAGAAAGGTTGGGAAATCATGCCGTTTTCGATCCTTGTCGCCGCTCTTCTTTTCTCCGCCGTCATTCTCCTTCCACGCCCCGCCGCACTCCAGAAGGCTACTGTACTCGCACGTGGTCGACGTCGGCGCCTCAGGCGTCGCGCCCGTCAGTGGTATGCCGACTGAGGCGATATCCGCAGCCGGCGCAGTGCCTTATAGCGTTGGGGCTCCTCGTCACCATGCTGACCGGGTGTCCCACGCCCCCGAATACCGTAACCGTTCCCGATCTGTCCGGCCTCACCCGCGAAGTCGCGGAGGATATGCTGCATGATGAAGGTCTTGAATTAGGCACCGTTACCCAGGCCCACCACGATACCATTCCCGTCGGGCAGGTCATCTCGCAAAGTCCGCTGGCTGGCGCTGAAGTCGCCGCGGATTCTACCGTCTCCATCACCATCTCGCTCGGTCATGATCACGGAGGCGAGGGCGAAGGAGAGGGCGAAGGTGAAGGTGAAGGTGAAGGTGAAGGTGAAGGTGAAGGAGAACTCGTTTCCCTCTGGTCTGATCCCGCCACCTGGGGGGGCGCTGTGCCCGCAGCCGGCGAAGATGTCACCATCGACACCGACATGCACGTGCTATTGGATGTGAGTCCGCCCGCCCTCGGCGTGATCACCGTGCTGGGCATGCTGGAAATCGAAGACGCTGATCTTGAACTTACGGCTGAGGCCATCATGGTCCACGGCGAATTGCGCGCCGGTTCAGAAGCGGATCCCGTCGAACACAATGTCACTTTCACGCTCACCGGTGTGATTGGCCAGGACATCATGGGTATGGGCACCCGAGGCATCATGGTAATGGACGGCTCTCTCGAACTCTTCGGCACCCCGCCCGCCGTGGCCTGGACCAAAATCAACGCCCACGCGGAAGCCGGCGCCACCGCCCTCGAAACCCTGGAGGAAACCGGCTGGAACGCGGGCGACGAAATCGTCCTGGCGCCAACGGACTGGTATGGCGTTTCCGAGACCGAAGTGCGCACGCTCGGCCCGGTCACCGGCAACACGGTGTCACTGCAGAGTCCCGTGACCGATTTTCACTGGGGCCGCCTCCAGTATGTCACCCCCGAAGGCATGAGCCTCGATGCCACCAACGTCATTACCCCCGATCATCCCGATACCCCCGTGGTGCTGGATGAGCGCGCGGAAATAGGCAATCTCTCCCGCAATATCGTGATTCAGGCGCCCGATGATTCACTCTGGCGGGACGAAGGCTTCGGCGTGCATGTCATGATGATGCAGCACGGCTCATCGGCCAAGGTGGACAGCGTGGAGTTTCGCCGTGGCGGTCAGCGCGGCCGACTCGGGCGCTACCCCTTTCACTGGCACATGCTCAGCTACGATGGCGTGAATTTCCTCGGCGACGCCGACGGCCAGTTCATCCGCAATTCGACCATCAACCTGTCCGCCAGCCGCGGCATCGTAGTTCACGGCACCAACGGCGTGCTCGTGCAGAACAACATCGTCTACAGCACCCACGGCCACGGTATCTTCACGGAAGACGCGGTGGAGCGTCGCAACACCTTTGACGGAAATCTGGTGCTTCATGTGCGGAACCCCGAGCCGGAAGATGCGCTGAAGCAGCACGAGATCTTCGGTGACGGCGGCTCCAGCGGCTTCTGGATTGCGAATCCCGACAATGTCACCATCAACAACGCCGTGGCGGATTGCCGGGGTTTCGGCTATTGGCTGGCCTTCCCCGCCAATCCCTGGGGGCCGAATATCGGTGTCGCCATGCGGCCGAACCGGCTTCAATTCGGCGCCTTCGGCGACAACAGCACCCACACCAGCGGCGCCGAAGGCATCATGCTCGACTTCGTCGAAATCGACAACGCGGGCAATGTTTTTCCTGCCCAGTACATCTCCACCATCGACGGTATTGACCCGGTCTATCCCCGGGCCAATATGCGCCGTTTCGATCTGACGGGCCTGAGCACCTGGAAGAGCGGACGCAGCGGCATCTGGGATCGTTCCAGTTGGCCCACAAACTCCGGCATCGTCTCCGCCGACAACGCGGGCCGCTTCTTCGCGGGCGCGGGCGAAGACGGTATCATCGAGCACTGCCTGGCCATCGGCGACAGTCTCAACAGCGCCACGCCCCGTCCAGATGCCTATGTGGAGGCCCTCGGCGGCACAGAAATTCCAACGGCCTTCGCCACCTACCACAGCACCTTCGATATTCGCGAAAACGTCGTTGTGAACTTTCCGCTGGTCCCCGATGAACGCAGCGGCACTTTCGCAACGGACGACTACTACATCCGCCCCGTGGAAAAAGGGCAGACGCGCAACACGGACAACCTTCTCATCAACAGCCACCCCGGCTATCGATCCCGCTCGAACTACGATCACTTCGTGCTTGCGGGTGCAATGCTCGATCCCCACGGTCTCTGGGGTCCTGCGGAACAGTTCATCGTTTACGACGAGCCCTTCTTCACGTTTGGCCTGACCCCCACGCCTGTTGCTCCCGGCGCGGGCACGGGCGGCGTCAGTGTGCCCGGTCCCTTCTATGGCATCACGGAATTCGTCATCAACAACCTGCGCCCCTACTACCATCCCCTCATGGCGGTGCAGGCCACACGCCTGAATCCGGATACCCTTGTGCCCATCGCCACCTGGAGCGTTGCCGAAGCGGGCGAGGACTGGCTGCTGTCGCCCTTCCGCCACTTTGCGGCCCATGCCAGCGGGATCTATATGGTCGAATTCCCCGGATCGCCCATGCCCACGGATTTTCGCCTGAATTTCGAAAACATGCTGGAGCCTCAGGACACCCTCGTCATCGGCATCCAGTTCAGCGGCGACGTTACGCCGGAAGTCTCCGTGGAGTCTTATGGCCGTTTCCAGGCCTACAACGCGGTGGAATCGCTTCAGGCAGTCCGTGATTCGGCCGGGGAGACCTGGTGGCAGGATACCGAGAATGATCGCGTGTGGGTGAAGCTGCGGGGAGGATTCTGGCAGTTCTGGGACCTTACCGGCGAAGAGGCCGTGCCAAGCAACGATGAGCTGCTGTACGAGAACACGACGCTGCATTTGGATGGGGAGTGAGGGCTGAAATTGCTAAAATATCGGTCTTATACGACGGATAAGACGGATAGGACCGATTTGATCGATCTCAACTCAATTTGGAGCACGAGCCATGGGCAAGCTGCGCGCCAGTGGTGGCTACCGCAACCTCGCCACCTTTCAGATGGCGACCATCATCTACGACGCCACGGTGTGGTTCTGCGAGCGCTTCATCGACAGCCGCTCGCGAACCGTAGACCAGATGGTTCAGGCGGCAAGATCCGGTAGGCAAAACATCGCCGAGGGGAGCCGCGCCTCCGCGACTTCCTCGCAAACGGAGTTGCGCCTCGTAAATGTTGCCCGAGCGAGTCTTGAGGAATTGCTGCTGGACTATGAAGATTTCCTGCGACATCGACACCTGACGCAGTGGGCGTTGAACAGCCGCGAAGTGTCGGAAGTGCGGAGAGTTGCGCGATCACTTCGACCAGACTCGAAGAATAGGGCGGATTCGACGGATAGGACCGATTCGATGGGACAAGCCGATCCAAGTAATCAGTCCTATCCGTCGAATCCGTCCTATATGCTCCACCTCACCGATCACCAGCGCTACGCCCTCTACGCCCCCTGGCTCGACCACGCCGATCCCGCCATCCGCGCGAACGCCCTGATCTGCCTGATCCACCAGGCGAACTATCTGCTCGATCAGCAGATCCTCGCACTCGAGGCGCAATTCATCGGCGAAGGCGGCTACAGCGAGCTACTCGCCACCGCGCGACTCGAAGAGCGGAGCCGACAGAAAGCACGGTCCACAAATCGGATTTATCAGACTGCTCAGACCGATCAAACTGATCCGTCAGATCGGTCGGATCGGTCAGATCGCTCCAATTCCATCCCCGACTGCCCCCAGTGCGGCAGGCCCATGGCCATGCGCACGGCGAAGCAAGGCAAAAACACTGGCCAGTCCTTCTGGGGCTGTACCGGCTATCCCGACTGCAAGGGCGTCGCCCGCGCTTAGACGCGCAGGACGGTCCCCTTAGCCCTGCCCCTCGCGCTTTCGCGCTCGCGCTTCTTTGCCGTAGTTGTTGCGGAAGTAGACCATCACCCGGTTGCCGCGCTGGAAGGGAAGGACTTCCAGCACGGTAAAAGTGACATCATCGTCCGCTACCGCTGGATTGGCGAGGTGCTCGCGCAGCACCTGCAACAAGCCCGTCGCGATGTCGCTCGGCCGGGCGCTGCTGTCAGGAAGGCGCCCAGGTGTCCAGAGGTTTTCGGCCAACTGCGTGCCGCTCGCGTCGTGCGCTTCGGTCAGACCGTCGGTGTGAATGAGCAGGCGATCGCCCGGTTGCAGGCGCGCCTTGCCCACGGAGTAGCGCGCTTCGCCCGTTACGGCCAGGGGTACATTCCAGGGCCTGGACTTGTCGCGTGCGTGGACTTCCAGCGCTTCCCAGCGATCCGAACCCGCCCGGCAGACGCGCAGATGCGGGTGTCCCGCATTGCAGAACACGAGCCGCCCGTTCAGGGAGTTGTAGCTGAAGCACAAGGCGGTGGACATGAGGCACAGCCCACGCCTTACCGCACGTTGGTTCACTTCGCGGAGCACGCCCGAAGGGCTGTGACGGTTCATGTGCGCCGAAAAGACCTGCTCCAGCCAGGTGGCGAAATCGGCTACACCCTCCCCGTGGCCGCGCACATCGGCGATACACATGCGCGAAACGATTCCGGCGCCGCAGGCGGAAAGGTAGTAGAGGTCCCCTCCCACATGGCTGTCCTTCGGGATGGCGTGGAGGACCCCGGCCAGTCCGGGCATGGAAACGGGCATGGCGGCTTGCGAATTGCCGCCCCAGATCTTCCGGCACGCAAGCGCTACGGGCTGTCCAGTTTCGGGGGCTGCGTTCGTCGTAGGGGGAGAAGTCATAGCGCAGAGCATAGCACAAGGAGTTGATCGGGCTCTCCGCAAGATTTCCAGAGTCGACCGGGCGGTCAAGTCGGTCTGATCGCTCCAGAAGTTGACAACAGTGGAGTTTGGTGTTACTATACCGTCCAGACGGTTTAGTAACTCTCCGAAAGGTAGCCATGGTACGACCCAGTTGTAAAGATCTGATGCTGGACGCCGCCGAAGTGCTGTTGACCGAGCAGGGTGCCTGGCGCCTGACCCTCGATTCAGTGGCGGAGCGCGCTCAGGTCAGCAAGGGCGGCCTGCTCTACCATTTCCCCACCAAGGATGCCCTGCTTCAAGCCCTGGTGGACCGTCTGATAGAGAAGGGCAGAGAAAAGCGCCGGGCGCGGCGCGCGGCCTATGGCGACGGCCCGGAGGCCATGCTGAGAGCCGATGTGGAAGGGGCCCTGCTCGACGAGGAGCGAAATCCTCAGCTCTGTGCCGCCCTGGTCGCGGCCCTGGCCAACTGTCCCAATCTCAAAGCACCCATACTGAAGTTTCACGAACAGCGAGTTTCCGATCTGGAGTCGCTGGATGTCGATCAGGAAGAGGCCAATATCCTGCTGCTCGCGGCGGATGGCCTCATGCTGATGGAATCCTTGAATGTATCCCCTTTCTCGGAAGAACAGCGGCGGGTGCTGGTGGAGGCCATGCTCGCCATGGCGAGCCGGCTGGCCGGCGCACGGGTGTAATTTCCAACGACCACAGGGGCACAAATAAACGGGCGCGAGTCGGCGGCGCGCTTCGCAACCCTGCAGAATGCGCATAGTCTCTAGATAGCAGGAATCTTGTCCATCCAGCGCTGCATCCCCGCATGCTCCCGGATGGAAACGGGCCATAGAAAGGTTTCCGAATGCAGTACACCACTCCACTCCGATCTTCCATGTTAATGCTATTTGTACTACTTACAAATGCATCCCTCGCACAGCCGGGCGGCCCCCCACCGCCCCCCCAGGTGACTTTTGTGGTCGTAGAGCCCCGCTCCATGCCGGTCTCCTTCGACTTTGTGGGCGTCACCGAAGCCTCCAAGGTGGTCGAAATTCGCGCCCGCGTCCAGGGCTTTCTGGATTCCCGCGATTTTGAAGAAGGCACCCTGGTGGAGGCGGGCAAGCAGCTCTACAAAATCGATCCGCGTCCCTTCGAGGCGGACCTCGATATTGCCAAAGCGCGCGTGACCCAGGCGGAAGCCCGGGTCAACCTGGCCGAAAAGGAAGTGGCCCGCCTGAAATCCGTATCCGTACCCGGTGCGATAGCCCAGAGCGATCTGGACAAGCAATTGGCCGAGCGGAGCGACGCCGCCGCCGCGCTCAGCCTCGCAAAGGCGCAACTGGCCAAAGCCGAACTGGAGTTGGGCTATACGGTAATTGAAGCCCCCCTCACCGGCTATGTCGGCAAGACACTCAAGGAAATTGGAAGCCTGGTGGATCAGGCGCAAAACGGCCTGTTGACCGTCATCCATCAGGTGGATCCAATCTACGTAAGCTACCAGATGACCGAGCGGGACTACCTTCGCTGGCGTTCCCTTGAAGCGGACGGTTCTTATCAGGTCAACGGCGCCGGGACGCCCTATCTCGAGATCACTCTGCTCGACGGGAGCACCTATCCGGTCCAGGGCACGCTGGATTTCGAAAGCACAACCGTGAACACCGGGATGGGCTCCCTGGAACTGCGCGCCACTTTTGAGAATCCCGACCGGAAGCTCAAGCCGGGGCAATTTGTCCGGGCGCACATGCGCGGGTACCAACGCCCCAACACCATCGCGGTTCCCCAGCGTGCGGTGAGCGAATCCCCCCAGGGCAGCTTCGTG
This region includes:
- a CDS encoding PASTA domain-containing protein: MLTGCPTPPNTVTVPDLSGLTREVAEDMLHDEGLELGTVTQAHHDTIPVGQVISQSPLAGAEVAADSTVSITISLGHDHGGEGEGEGEGEGEGEGEGEGEGELVSLWSDPATWGGAVPAAGEDVTIDTDMHVLLDVSPPALGVITVLGMLEIEDADLELTAEAIMVHGELRAGSEADPVEHNVTFTLTGVIGQDIMGMGTRGIMVMDGSLELFGTPPAVAWTKINAHAEAGATALETLEETGWNAGDEIVLAPTDWYGVSETEVRTLGPVTGNTVSLQSPVTDFHWGRLQYVTPEGMSLDATNVITPDHPDTPVVLDERAEIGNLSRNIVIQAPDDSLWRDEGFGVHVMMMQHGSSAKVDSVEFRRGGQRGRLGRYPFHWHMLSYDGVNFLGDADGQFIRNSTINLSASRGIVVHGTNGVLVQNNIVYSTHGHGIFTEDAVERRNTFDGNLVLHVRNPEPEDALKQHEIFGDGGSSGFWIANPDNVTINNAVADCRGFGYWLAFPANPWGPNIGVAMRPNRLQFGAFGDNSTHTSGAEGIMLDFVEIDNAGNVFPAQYISTIDGIDPVYPRANMRRFDLTGLSTWKSGRSGIWDRSSWPTNSGIVSADNAGRFFAGAGEDGIIEHCLAIGDSLNSATPRPDAYVEALGGTEIPTAFATYHSTFDIRENVVVNFPLVPDERSGTFATDDYYIRPVEKGQTRNTDNLLINSHPGYRSRSNYDHFVLAGAMLDPHGLWGPAEQFIVYDEPFFTFGLTPTPVAPGAGTGGVSVPGPFYGITEFVINNLRPYYHPLMAVQATRLNPDTLVPIATWSVAEAGEDWLLSPFRHFAAHASGIYMVEFPGSPMPTDFRLNFENMLEPQDTLVIGIQFSGDVTPEVSVESYGRFQAYNAVESLQAVRDSAGETWWQDTENDRVWVKLRGGFWQFWDLTGEEAVPSNDELLYENTTLHLDGE
- a CDS encoding four helix bundle protein, whose amino-acid sequence is MGKLRASGGYRNLATFQMATIIYDATVWFCERFIDSRSRTVDQMVQAARSGRQNIAEGSRASATSSQTELRLVNVARASLEELLLDYEDFLRHRHLTQWALNSREVSEVRRVARSLRPDSKNRADSTDRTDSMGQADPSNQSYPSNPSYMLHLTDHQRYALYAPWLDHADPAIRANALICLIHQANYLLDQQILALEAQFIGEGGYSELLATARLEERSRQKARSTNRIYQTAQTDQTDPSDRSDRSDRSNSIPDCPQCGRPMAMRTAKQGKNTGQSFWGCTGYPDCKGVARA
- a CDS encoding serine/threonine-protein phosphatase yields the protein MPVSMPGLAGVLHAIPKDSHVGGDLYYLSACGAGIVSRMCIADVRGHGEGVADFATWLEQVFSAHMNRHSPSGVLREVNQRAVRRGLCLMSTALCFSYNSLNGRLVFCNAGHPHLRVCRAGSDRWEALEVHARDKSRPWNVPLAVTGEARYSVGKARLQPGDRLLIHTDGLTEAHDASGTQLAENLWTPGRLPDSSARPSDIATGLLQVLREHLANPAVADDDVTFTVLEVLPFQRGNRVMVYFRNNYGKEARARKREGQG
- a CDS encoding TetR family transcriptional regulator; this encodes MVRPSCKDLMLDAAEVLLTEQGAWRLTLDSVAERAQVSKGGLLYHFPTKDALLQALVDRLIEKGREKRRARRAAYGDGPEAMLRADVEGALLDEERNPQLCAALVAALANCPNLKAPILKFHEQRVSDLESLDVDQEEANILLLAADGLMLMESLNVSPFSEEQRRVLVEAMLAMASRLAGARV
- a CDS encoding efflux RND transporter periplasmic adaptor subunit, which translates into the protein MVVEPRSMPVSFDFVGVTEASKVVEIRARVQGFLDSRDFEEGTLVEAGKQLYKIDPRPFEADLDIAKARVTQAEARVNLAEKEVARLKSVSVPGAIAQSDLDKQLAERSDAAAALSLAKAQLAKAELELGYTVIEAPLTGYVGKTLKEIGSLVDQAQNGLLTVIHQVDPIYVSYQMTERDYLRWRSLEADGSYQVNGAGTPYLEITLLDGSTYPVQGTLDFESTTVNTGMGSLELRATFENPDRKLKPGQFVRAHMRGYQRPNTIAVPQRAVSESPQGSFVYVLKEDNTAELRIVEPGSWSGADWIIESGLSAGEKVIVDGVTKVQPGTAVTPAPLESAADAKPEN